One Myxococcales bacterium DNA segment encodes these proteins:
- a CDS encoding metal ABC transporter permease, with the protein MTAPLFAWLEPAFMQRAALAILFLAPACAAMGTHVIQARLAFFSDAIAHSAFTGVAIGLVLGWSPLATLIGFAILVAGAVILYRATGRLPSDTVIGVFLSASIALGLALVSLTGRIGNFTPYLFGDVLAVTRGEVIVSGLLCVAVFVFLGLFGNRLALAGLSHTLARGEGVRVRSLELAFGLLLAVLVAVTVRFIGALLVTAMLLVPAAAARQAATSVWANFWLAVGIAAFSGLAGLYASYQWNVATGAAIVLAGIVCFAAGALVGRWRKGK; encoded by the coding sequence ATGACCGCGCCGCTCTTCGCCTGGCTCGAACCGGCCTTCATGCAACGCGCCGCCCTGGCGATCCTATTTCTCGCCCCGGCCTGCGCGGCGATGGGCACGCACGTCATTCAGGCGCGCCTCGCGTTTTTTTCCGACGCCATCGCCCATAGCGCCTTCACCGGCGTGGCCATCGGCCTCGTGCTGGGCTGGTCGCCGCTGGCGACCCTGATCGGCTTCGCGATCCTGGTGGCCGGGGCGGTCATCCTTTACCGCGCCACCGGCCGGCTGCCGAGCGACACGGTCATCGGCGTGTTTTTGTCGGCTTCGATCGCGCTCGGCCTGGCGCTGGTCAGCCTGACCGGGCGCATCGGCAACTTTACGCCGTACCTCTTCGGCGACGTATTGGCCGTGACGCGGGGCGAGGTGATCGTTTCGGGGCTGCTGTGCGTCGCGGTCTTCGTCTTTCTCGGCCTGTTCGGCAACCGGCTGGCGCTGGCCGGCCTGTCGCACACGCTGGCGCGCGGCGAAGGCGTTCGCGTGCGGTCGCTGGAACTGGCGTTCGGCCTGCTGCTGGCGGTGCTGGTCGCGGTGACGGTGCGCTTCATCGGTGCGCTGCTGGTGACCGCGATGCTGCTGGTGCCGGCGGCGGCGGCGCGGCAGGCGGCGACGAGCGTCTGGGCCAATTTCTGGCTGGCGGTGGGCATCGCGGCGTTTTCCGGGCTGGCCGGCCTGTACGCCTCGTACCAATGGAACGTCGCCACCGGCGCCGCGATCGTGCTGGCCGGCATCGTTTGTTTCGCCGCCGGCGCCCTCGTCGGCCGCTGGCGAAAGGGAAAATAG
- a CDS encoding metal ABC transporter ATP-binding protein, with protein MTVCAGHLAVQLQDVTVRIGPHLVLDRVSASIPCHGVTALVGPNGAGKSTLIAALLGLRPYQGRMLFSSHLKNGRTRPLFGLVPQKLEFDADAPVSVLDFLCLADQRRPIWLGRGRRSVAKAHAALAFTGAENLAHKPLGALSGGELKRVLVAVALRNDPDILLLDEPAAGMDARAEEMFCELLDRFSADHSRSVVWVSHDLSAVMRHADYVIALRQRVLLEGKPREVLTPHTVTSLYGLMAIGAEPAHCADCEKREPHLHLDETP; from the coding sequence ATGACGGTATGCGCCGGCCATCTGGCCGTCCAGCTTCAGGACGTGACCGTGCGGATCGGCCCGCACCTCGTGCTGGATCGGGTCAGCGCGTCGATTCCCTGCCACGGCGTGACGGCGCTGGTGGGCCCGAACGGCGCCGGCAAATCGACGCTCATCGCCGCGCTGCTGGGCCTGCGCCCCTACCAGGGCCGGATGCTGTTCAGCAGTCACCTGAAAAACGGCCGGACGCGCCCCTTGTTCGGGTTGGTTCCCCAGAAGTTGGAGTTCGACGCCGACGCGCCGGTTTCGGTGCTCGATTTTTTGTGCCTGGCCGATCAGCGCCGGCCGATCTGGCTGGGCCGCGGCCGCCGCAGCGTGGCCAAGGCGCACGCGGCGCTCGCTTTCACCGGCGCCGAGAATCTGGCGCACAAGCCGCTGGGCGCGCTGTCGGGCGGCGAATTGAAGCGCGTGCTGGTGGCGGTCGCCCTGCGCAACGATCCCGACATTCTGCTGCTGGACGAGCCCGCGGCCGGCATGGATGCGCGCGCCGAGGAAATGTTCTGCGAGCTGCTCGATCGTTTTTCGGCGGATCACTCGCGGTCGGTGGTCTGGGTTTCGCACGACCTGTCGGCGGTGATGCGGCACGCCGATTACGTGATCGCGCTCCGGCAGCGGGTGCTGCTCGAGGGCAAGCCGCGCGAGGTGCTGACGCCGCATACCGTCACGTCGCTGTACGGATTGATGGCCATCGGCGCCGAGCCCGCCCATTGCGCCGATTGCGAAAAGCGCGAACCGCACCTGCACCTGGATGAAACGCCATGA